Proteins co-encoded in one Stomoxys calcitrans chromosome 5, idStoCalc2.1, whole genome shotgun sequence genomic window:
- the LOC131997917 gene encoding uncharacterized protein LOC131997917 — protein sequence MRNDDREKFILGIYEETKEIIDANRDTIMVTTADKGNKTVVMSKKEYHQKMNQLLADKTTYRPIDVDPTEKLQKVNNKIIMELFKSKHITKWEKTKLDSISPQSPELYGLPKIHKDGTPLRPISSSMNVPCYALSKHIGNILKTIISTEYNVKNSLELKQQLGSITLDKDDIIVSFDVVSLFTNIPIYLAIKKIMDKWDTLRVNTTIPRQTFLKILNFCLKDNNYFTYAGKLYQQTYGMPMGNPLSPTIADIVLDTLLDDVMDELQSMNITVKFIVKYVDDLFAVINKKDETTIMKLMNAYHNKLKFTIEKETRAELPFLDMKIIRNGNTLITNWYAKPTASGRMINYNSTQPHSTKINTAKNFIHKVLLLSDERFKADNINKIQKILKQNNYPMALINNLIRDVTNGSKRPHEEKASTTKKFYSVPYIPKLTDRASLGNIILDENSTTAYKSNKTLNQIFRKKGTTTKTDKLKLSNVVYEITCDGDQQEKCNKKYVGTTRRTLGTRLAEHEADIRKGRQSTALAQHIKESGHAANFKTVRVLDREKIENKRYTLESLRIQQRLKESINTKEDKDNTKLQYSIAIT from the coding sequence ATGAGAAATGATGACAGAGAGAAATTCATATTAGGAATCTATGAAGAAACAAAGGAGATAATTGATGCAAACAGAGACACGATTATGGTCACAACTGCAGACAAGGGGAACAAAACAGTAGTCATGTCAAAGAAGGAATATCACCAGAAGATGAACCAATTACTTGCGGATAAAACAACCTATAGACCAATCGACGTGGATCCTACGGAGAAACTCCAAAAAGTTAACAATAAAATTATCATGGAACTATTCAAAAGTAAACATATaacaaaatgggaaaaaacTAAATTAGACAGCATTTCACCGCAATCGCCAGAACTATACGGACTGCCGAAAATTCATAAGGATGGCACTCCCCTCCGGCCTATATCTTCGTCAATGAACGTCCCCTGCTATGCTCTTTCGAAACACATTGGAAACATACTAAAAACTATAATTTCGACGGAATACAATGTTAAAAACTCTCTAGAACTGAAACAACAACTCGGATCTATCACTTTGGATAAAGATGACATCATCGTCTCCTTCGACGTGGTATCGTTATTTACTAACATACCGATATATCTAGCCATTAAGAAAATTATGGATAAATGGGATACACTTCGGGTTAATACCACCATTCCAAGACAGACATTCCTCAAAATTCTCAATTTCTGCCTGAAAGATAACAATTACTTCACGTATGCTGGAAAACTTTACCAACAAACTTATGGTATGCCAATGGGGAACCCTCTCTCACCAACGATTGCGGATATTGTACTTGACACCCTTTTGGACGACGTAATGGACGAACTGCAGAGTATGAACATAACGGTAAAATTTATAGTGAAGTATGTAGACGACCTGTTCGCGGTGATAAACAAAAAAGATGAAACAAcgataatgaaattaatgaacgcgtatcacaacaaattaaaatttacgaTAGAAAAGGAAACTCGTGCAGAGTTACCGTTCCTGGATATGAAGATAATAAGAAATGGAAATACGTTAATAACAAACTGGTACGCGAAACCAACAGCATCGGGAAGAATGATTAATTATAACTCTACGCAACCACACAGCACGAAAATTAATACGGCCAAGAACTTCATCCACAAAGTTCTACTGTTAAGCGATGAACGTTTCAAAGCAgacaacataaataaaatacaaaaaattttaaaacagaacAATTATCCAATggcattaataaataatttaattcgcGACGTCACCAACGGATCCAAACGACCCCATGAAGAAAAAGCATCAAcgacgaaaaaattttacagtGTACCGTACATCCCTAAGCTTACCGACCGCGCATCTTTGGGAAATATCATACTTGACGAAAACTCAACAACAGCATATAAATCAAACAAAACTCTAAACcaaatattcaggaaaaaaggaacaacaaccaaaacagaCAAACTCAAACTAAGCAACGTCGTATACGAAATTACGTGTGATGGAGATCAACaagaaaaatgcaacaaaaaatatGTGGGAACCACCAGACGCACACTAGGCACTAGGTTGGCTGAGCACGAAGCCGACATAAGAAAAGGGAGACAATCGACAGCACTAGCACAACATATAAAAGAGAGCGGACATGCGGCAAACTTTAAGACAGTAAGAGTACTTGACAGAGAGAAAATAGAGAACAAGCGATACACATTAGAgagcctacggattcaacaaagaCTTAAAGAGTCGATAAACACCAAAGAAGACAAAGACAACACTAAGCTGCAGTATTCCATTGCAATAACTTGA
- the LOC131997918 gene encoding uncharacterized protein LOC131997918: MNAAIKSYKSQNWVEILPVVMMGLHSAIIQDVGYSFAEMVFGTNLRLPGGIFDNVNSKYSDNWVDEFHNNMQNIRPTPGIRHGKHTIFVPMDLLKCSHVFVRNDAVRKPLQPPYEGPFQAISRKSKIFKIRRSQDEKVISIDWLKPAYLLNESESIQVPDISSNTQGTSTMKLRSGKKVSFAPGV, translated from the coding sequence ATGAACGCAGCTATCAAGTCATACAAGTCGCAGAATTGGGTAGAAATTCTTCCTGTAGTTATGATGGGTTTACACTCGGCAATTATTCAAGATGTTGGTTATTCTTTTGCTGAAATGGTTTTTGGTACCAACCTCAGACTTCCTGGTGGGATATTTGATAACGTCAACTCCAAATATTCAGACAATTGGGTcgatgaatttcataataatatgCAAAATATAAGACCAACTCCTGGAATAAGACATGGGAAGCATACAATTTTTGTTCCCATGGATCTACTGAAATGCTCACATGTTTTTGTAAGAAATGATGCAGTTCGAAAACCTCTACAACCTCCCTACGAAGGGCCATTTCAAGCAATTTCGCGGAAAAGTAAGAtattcaaaatcagacgaaGCCAGGATGAAAAGGTTATATCCATCGACTGGCTCAAACCCGCCTATCTCTTAAATGAATCAGAGTCAATTCAAGTTCCGGATATTTCAAGCAATACACAAGGAACGTCAACAATGAAATTACGATCCGGAAAGAAAGTATCATTTGCTCCTGGAGTATAA